In a single window of the Nodularia spumigena CCY9414 genome:
- a CDS encoding non-ribosomal peptide synthetase — MSNYSQILSNLTPEQKALFERRLKQKGLTLPQSSTIPPRNQTENIPLSFAQQRLWFIQQLEPDSYVYNVPCVLKMQGNLQISALESAINQLRKRHETLRTYFTTNDENQPIQIIEPWQPISLQIIDTNEEVEKIALTAAQTPFDLTQPLFKTSLFRLAEDEHILLITTHHIISDRWSVGVFLKEISLLYSAYVQGEASPLSDLPIQYADWVLWQRQQLQGEFLENQINYWLKQLGGELPVLQLPTIAKDISTYSGSQYRVSLSLSLSKALKTLAAKENVTLFMLLLASFQALLYRYTGEEDLLIGTDIVNRDRQETENLIGLLVNTVILRTNLGSNPTIKELIKRVREVTLSAFTHQHLPFEKLVEILNPERHLNQMMPLFQVKFDLQLATVQPPQLAGLTLERLQLQEDTAKYELRLNLQDTPQGIKGQFEYSTDLFDAATIAQMAEHWQILLESIVTNIDGKISDLFLLTAKEEELLINWNATSREYPTHECIHELFAAQVERTPDEIALIFGEECFTYRELNIKANQLAHYLQGLGVKPEIPVGICLERSPEMVIGMLAILKAGGFYVPLDPAYPDERLQYILDDAKVGILLVHAETQRRTEEFGRVVCLDADWENIGEYPITNPVTDVTPGNLAYLIYTSGSTGKPKGVMIEHRSPVCLLYWAREVFSDDAISGVLAATSICFDLSVFEIFVPLCRGGKVILAENALELPNLAAKNQVTLINTVPSAVTQLLQFNAIPNSVNTVNLAGEPLTWKLVQQLQQLPHVEQIFNLYGPSEDTTYSTYIELKDITPNSSTPPIGRPIANTQVYILDRYLQPVPVGVPGELYIAGAGLARGYWQRPELTDERFINWGMGNNQLYKTGDRVRYLPDSNIEYLGRLDSQVKIRGYRIELGEIDALLSQYPEIQESVVIASEKASGDKNLVAYIAPKSINILNLRQYLADKLPNYMIPAHFMTLDALPRNPNGKIDRKALPTVDQVSLKLGIVYVAPRTPTEQKLAAIWQEILQVEQIGVNDNFFTLGGHSLLGMQLVARINESLQVELPLKYLFQFPTIASIAAQIDQLQRHEIQLGLPKIQPQLQERYQPFPLTDIQQAYLIGRNAAFELGNIATHGYQEIETVGLRVAQVEMAMQRLIERHDMLRVIVQADGQQQILSQVPDFKITVTDLQPHPNPPLGKGRELDFPVSPIYKGGLRGVDSTLKDIRQNLSHQIRPTDSYPLFEIQAILLDENKIRFCISFDVLIGDAWSFRLLGRELVQILENPDIELPPISLTFRDYVLTEKTLRESAIYQRSQAYWQNRLATLAPAPELPLTKPLGKITEPHFTRRSGTLSPSQWQKLKQQGSEAGITPSGILLAAFAKILSRWSKQPNFTLNLTLFNRLPLHPEVNQIVGDFTASLLIEIVSAGCHNFLELAHRIQTQLWDDLDHRYFSGVEVLRQLARQQQRVTEALMPVVFTSTLTQDHQQGEDKRHWQGDLIYSLSQTSQVYFDHQVGEVAGALVFNWDTIDELFPPGMLDEMFHSYCNFLKQLVEPDTIVPQLPSPPAPQPSLCLHTLFFQQVAKQPNQPAIFTTEQTLTYQQVSDRVCDLVQQLQYLNVIPNQLIAIVMDKGWEQVVAALAIFTSGAAYVPIDPQLPAQRRLQLLQETQAQIILTQSWLDKTLEWADHLTRICVDTPPQPSPCKGEGVRQQPTDLAYVIYTSGSTGTPKGVMIDHQGAVNTILDINQRFGVTAKDRILALSSLSFDLSVYDIFGILAAGGTIVIPECGNDPTHWMQLINQYQVTIWNSVPALMQLLLDSSPTQNQTLRLVLLSGDWIPLTLPERIRSQFNHPQIISLGGATEASIWSIFYPIDKIDPHWKSIPYGYSLSNQQVYVLNHSLEPSPIWAIGAIYIAGLGVAKGYWQNPELTAEKFINWEQINSKLKHPSLSTFYKTGDLGRYLPDGTIEFLGREDFQVKVNGYRIELGEIEAALQQHPAINQAVVTTAGNTSFQQQLVAYLVLQPEVIVSQNILNSSSQLDFKLQQKGIRKFAPGVHSVAFPGGKTSQVNLQRQSYRQFLAETVPLNALGELLKCLQMQQLENSPLPKYRYASAGSLYPVQTYIYIKPHQVENLAAGFYYYHPQQHQLIYLSDATNIDSSIYGINQEIFTASAFSIFLIGDLQAISPVYGDKSRDFCLLEAGYIGQLLMENAPNQNLGLCPIGDLEFDAIREYFALNEQQIFWHGFVGGTIDPSWKNIWLSPETSSNKITKTELVTQKIRQFLQQRLPEYMIPSLYIPLENLPLTANGKIDRRALPQPEYQFSQSEQPIIPPSTELEIALAQLWESILNVKFSSIHNNFFELGGNSLSATQIITQMRQNLQLDLPIREFFLKPTLTAQAELLKYQWKTRQEITIEPIERINPQKILANLDELSDEEVEILLQKIQLEEDDLLHAETQRRGE; from the coding sequence ATGTCTAACTACTCACAAATCCTCTCAAACCTCACCCCAGAACAAAAAGCCTTATTTGAACGTCGCCTCAAACAAAAAGGATTAACCTTACCTCAATCCTCCACAATTCCCCCACGAAACCAAACAGAAAACATCCCCCTATCCTTCGCCCAACAACGCCTCTGGTTCATCCAACAACTAGAACCAGATAGTTATGTTTATAACGTCCCCTGTGTCCTAAAAATGCAGGGAAATTTACAAATATCCGCATTAGAATCAGCTATCAACCAACTCAGAAAAAGACACGAAACTTTAAGAACTTATTTCACCACCAATGACGAAAACCAACCAATTCAAATTATCGAACCTTGGCAACCCATCTCATTACAAATTATAGATACAAATGAAGAAGTCGAAAAAATAGCATTAACAGCCGCACAAACACCCTTTGATTTAACTCAACCTTTATTCAAAACTAGCCTTTTTCGTTTAGCTGAAGATGAACATATTTTATTAATAACAACCCATCATATTATCTCTGATCGTTGGTCAGTAGGTGTCTTTCTCAAAGAAATTTCTCTATTATATTCAGCTTATGTACAGGGAGAAGCTTCACCCTTGTCAGATTTACCAATTCAATATGCTGATTGGGTATTGTGGCAAAGACAACAATTACAAGGAGAATTTCTAGAAAACCAAATTAATTATTGGTTAAAGCAGTTAGGTGGTGAATTACCTGTTTTACAACTACCAACTATTGCTAAAGATATATCTACATACTCAGGTTCACAGTATAGAGTTTCTCTCTCTTTGTCTCTTTCCAAAGCACTAAAAACCTTAGCAGCCAAAGAAAATGTCACCCTATTCATGCTGCTATTAGCGAGTTTTCAAGCATTGCTATATCGCTACACTGGAGAGGAAGATTTATTAATTGGTACAGATATTGTTAACCGCGATCGCCAGGAAACAGAAAATCTCATTGGTTTATTAGTCAATACTGTAATATTACGGACTAACTTAGGCAGTAATCCCACGATCAAGGAATTAATCAAGCGAGTGCGTGAAGTAACGCTGTCTGCTTTTACTCATCAACATTTACCTTTTGAAAAGTTAGTAGAAATCCTCAACCCTGAACGCCATCTCAATCAAATGATGCCTTTATTTCAGGTGAAATTTGATTTACAACTAGCAACAGTACAACCACCTCAACTAGCAGGATTAACTTTAGAAAGGTTACAGCTTCAGGAAGATACGGCGAAATATGAATTACGTCTGAATTTACAAGACACTCCCCAGGGAATTAAGGGACAATTTGAATATAGTACAGATTTATTTGATGCTGCTACTATTGCTCAAATGGCGGAACATTGGCAGATTCTTTTAGAGAGTATAGTTACAAATATTGATGGGAAAATATCAGATTTATTTTTATTGACTGCTAAAGAAGAAGAATTATTAATTAATTGGAATGCGACATCACGGGAATATCCTACCCATGAGTGTATTCATGAATTATTTGCAGCGCAGGTTGAAAGAACTCCTGATGAAATAGCTTTGATTTTTGGTGAGGAATGTTTTACTTATCGAGAGCTTAATATTAAAGCTAATCAACTGGCGCATTATTTACAAGGTTTGGGAGTTAAGCCAGAAATTCCTGTGGGAATTTGTCTGGAACGTTCCCCGGAAATGGTGATTGGGATGTTAGCTATTCTCAAAGCTGGGGGTTTTTATGTACCTTTAGATCCGGCTTATCCTGATGAGAGATTACAGTATATTTTGGATGATGCAAAAGTAGGGATTTTGTTAGTTCACGCAGAGACGCAGAGGCGCACAGAGGAGTTTGGGAGGGTTGTTTGTTTGGATGCTGATTGGGAGAATATTGGGGAATATCCTATTACTAATCCTGTGACGGATGTTACTCCGGGTAATTTGGCTTATTTGATTTATACTTCGGGTTCTACGGGTAAGCCTAAAGGGGTGATGATTGAGCATCGCAGTCCAGTTTGTTTATTGTATTGGGCGCGTGAGGTTTTTAGTGATGATGCGATTTCTGGGGTGTTGGCGGCTACTTCTATCTGTTTCGATTTATCGGTGTTTGAGATTTTTGTCCCTCTGTGTCGGGGTGGTAAGGTAATTTTGGCTGAAAATGCTCTGGAATTGCCGAATTTAGCGGCTAAAAATCAGGTGACGTTAATTAATACTGTACCCAGTGCAGTAACTCAACTTCTCCAATTCAATGCTATTCCTAATTCTGTTAACACAGTTAATTTAGCGGGTGAACCTCTGACATGGAAATTGGTACAGCAACTTCAACAACTCCCGCACGTTGAGCAAATCTTTAACCTTTATGGACCTTCGGAAGATACTACTTATTCTACTTACATAGAACTGAAAGATATTACCCCAAATAGTTCTACTCCTCCTATTGGTCGTCCTATTGCAAATACTCAAGTTTATATTTTAGATAGATATTTACAACCAGTACCCGTTGGTGTGCCTGGAGAATTATATATTGCAGGTGCAGGATTAGCACGGGGATATTGGCAACGCCCAGAATTGACGGACGAGAGGTTTATTAATTGGGGAATGGGGAATAATCAACTTTATAAAACAGGCGATCGCGTTCGTTATCTTCCTGATAGTAACATTGAATACTTGGGTAGATTAGATAGTCAAGTAAAAATCCGGGGTTATCGCATTGAATTAGGCGAGATTGACGCTTTACTCAGTCAGTATCCAGAAATTCAAGAATCTGTAGTTATTGCTAGTGAAAAAGCATCAGGGGATAAAAATTTAGTTGCTTATATTGCCCCTAAAAGTATCAATATTCTAAATTTACGGCAATATTTAGCAGATAAATTGCCAAATTACATGATTCCTGCCCATTTCATGACTTTGGATGCCCTGCCGCGTAATCCCAATGGTAAGATTGACCGCAAGGCGTTACCCACAGTTGATCAAGTATCTTTAAAATTAGGGATTGTTTATGTAGCACCTCGCACTCCTACAGAGCAAAAATTAGCAGCAATTTGGCAAGAAATACTTCAAGTTGAGCAAATCGGTGTTAACGATAACTTTTTTACATTGGGTGGACATTCCCTACTGGGGATGCAGTTAGTAGCAAGAATTAACGAATCCTTACAGGTAGAATTACCCCTCAAGTATTTATTTCAGTTTCCCACCATTGCCAGTATAGCTGCACAGATTGACCAGTTACAGCGCCATGAAATTCAGTTGGGATTACCCAAAATTCAACCCCAACTCCAAGAACGCTATCAACCTTTTCCCCTGACAGATATTCAGCAAGCCTACCTCATCGGACGTAACGCCGCTTTTGAGTTGGGTAACATTGCTACACACGGTTATCAAGAAATTGAGACAGTGGGGTTAAGGGTTGCACAGGTAGAAATGGCAATGCAGCGATTAATTGAGCGTCATGATATGCTGCGGGTGATTGTTCAAGCTGATGGACAGCAACAGATTTTATCACAAGTCCCGGATTTCAAAATTACGGTGACAGATTTGCAACCCCACCCTAACCCTCCCCTTGGTAAAGGGAGGGAGTTAGATTTTCCGGTTTCCCCCATTTACAAGGGGGGATTAAGGGGGGTAGATTCTACACTTAAGGATATCCGCCAAAACCTTTCCCATCAAATTCGCCCCACAGACAGTTACCCTTTATTTGAAATTCAAGCAATTTTATTAGATGAAAACAAAATCCGTTTCTGCATCAGTTTTGATGTTTTAATTGGTGACGCTTGGAGTTTCCGCTTATTAGGTAGAGAATTAGTCCAAATTCTGGAAAATCCAGATATCGAGTTACCACCCATCAGTTTAACTTTCCGAGATTACGTCCTCACAGAAAAGACATTACGAGAATCAGCAATTTATCAGCGTTCTCAAGCATACTGGCAAAATCGCCTCGCCACCTTAGCACCTGCACCGGAATTACCTTTAACTAAACCACTCGGTAAAATTACAGAACCACATTTCACGCGTCGCAGTGGTACTTTATCCCCAAGCCAATGGCAAAAACTTAAACAGCAAGGCAGCGAAGCGGGAATTACACCATCAGGCATACTTTTGGCTGCTTTTGCTAAAATTCTCTCACGCTGGAGCAAGCAACCTAATTTTACCCTAAATCTGACCTTATTTAACCGCCTTCCCCTACATCCCGAAGTTAATCAAATTGTCGGAGATTTCACAGCTTCCCTACTTATAGAAATTGTTAGTGCTGGGTGTCACAATTTCCTCGAACTAGCTCACCGCATCCAAACCCAACTGTGGGATGATTTAGACCATCGTTATTTCAGTGGTGTAGAGGTACTCAGACAACTGGCGCGTCAGCAACAGCGAGTGACAGAGGCACTGATGCCTGTTGTGTTTACTAGTACCCTCACCCAAGATCATCAACAAGGAGAAGATAAACGCCATTGGCAAGGTGACTTAATATACAGCCTCAGCCAAACCTCTCAAGTGTATTTTGACCATCAAGTAGGAGAAGTAGCAGGCGCATTAGTATTTAATTGGGACACCATCGATGAACTTTTCCCCCCAGGAATGTTAGATGAAATGTTCCACTCCTACTGTAATTTCCTAAAACAGTTAGTAGAACCCGATACAATCGTTCCCCAACTTCCTAGCCCCCCAGCCCCCCAGCCTTCCCTTTGCCTTCACACCCTATTTTTTCAGCAGGTAGCAAAACAACCAAACCAGCCAGCAATTTTTACTACAGAACAAACTTTAACTTATCAACAGGTGAGCGATCGCGTCTGTGATCTCGTCCAGCAATTACAATACTTAAATGTCATTCCCAATCAATTAATAGCAATTGTCATGGATAAGGGTTGGGAACAAGTGGTTGCAGCCTTAGCAATTTTCACCTCTGGTGCAGCCTACGTTCCCATAGATCCACAATTACCAGCACAGCGTCGTTTGCAATTACTGCAAGAAACCCAAGCACAAATTATACTCACCCAATCTTGGCTAGATAAAACTTTAGAATGGGCTGATCATCTGACTCGGATATGTGTTGATACCCCACCCCAGCCCTCCCCTTGCAAAGGAGAGGGAGTAAGACAACAACCCACAGATTTAGCTTATGTAATTTACACATCCGGATCAACGGGAACACCCAAAGGTGTGATGATTGATCATCAAGGGGCAGTCAACACAATATTAGATATTAATCAACGCTTTGGCGTGACAGCAAAAGACCGAATTTTGGCGCTATCATCCCTGAGTTTTGATTTATCGGTATATGACATTTTTGGAATTTTAGCGGCTGGGGGAACAATTGTTATTCCAGAATGCGGTAATGATCCCACACACTGGATGCAGCTAATTAACCAATATCAGGTAACAATTTGGAACTCAGTTCCCGCCCTGATGCAGCTTTTACTCGACTCCTCCCCCACCCAAAACCAGACACTCCGCTTAGTTTTACTCAGTGGTGATTGGATTCCTTTAACATTACCTGAACGCATTCGTAGCCAATTCAATCATCCGCAAATTATTAGTTTAGGTGGTGCAACAGAAGCATCTATTTGGTCAATTTTCTACCCCATAGATAAAATTGATCCTCATTGGAAAAGCATACCTTATGGTTATTCCCTCAGTAATCAACAGGTTTACGTCCTTAATCATTCCCTTGAACCATCTCCCATCTGGGCTATAGGCGCAATTTACATCGCTGGTTTAGGAGTTGCTAAAGGTTATTGGCAAAATCCAGAATTGACGGCGGAAAAGTTTATTAATTGGGAACAAATCAATTCAAAATTAAAGCATCCCTCACTCAGCACTTTCTACAAAACTGGTGATTTAGGACGCTACTTACCTGATGGCACAATAGAATTTTTAGGAAGAGAAGATTTTCAAGTTAAAGTTAATGGCTACCGGATTGAGTTAGGGGAAATTGAAGCAGCTTTACAACAACATCCAGCTATAAACCAAGCAGTTGTGACAACTGCGGGAAATACATCCTTTCAACAACAGTTAGTTGCTTATTTAGTGTTACAACCAGAGGTAATTGTCAGCCAAAACATACTTAATTCTTCCTCTCAACTTGATTTTAAACTACAACAAAAGGGAATCAGAAAATTTGCTCCTGGGGTGCATTCTGTAGCTTTCCCTGGTGGTAAAACTTCTCAAGTCAATTTGCAGCGACAAAGTTACCGACAGTTTTTAGCAGAAACTGTCCCTCTAAATGCCTTGGGTGAACTTTTGAAATGTTTGCAAATGCAGCAATTAGAAAATTCTCCCCTGCCAAAATATCGCTATGCTTCTGCTGGTAGTTTATATCCAGTCCAAACATATATTTATATCAAACCCCATCAAGTTGAAAATTTAGCTGCTGGTTTTTACTACTACCATCCCCAACAACATCAACTTATTTATTTAAGTGATGCTACAAATATTGATAGTAGTATCTATGGCATAAATCAAGAGATTTTTACAGCATCAGCATTTTCTATATTTTTAATTGGTGACTTACAAGCAATTTCACCAGTTTACGGAGATAAATCCAGGGATTTCTGTTTACTAGAAGCAGGTTATATCGGACAATTATTAATGGAAAACGCCCCAAATCAAAACTTAGGTTTGTGTCCAATTGGTGATTTAGAATTTGATGCTATCCGTGAATATTTTGCTTTAAATGAACAGCAAATATTCTGGCATGGTTTTGTTGGTGGTACTATCGATCCCAGTTGGAAAAATATTTGGCTATCACCAGAAACTTCTTCAAACAAAATCACGAAAACCGAATTAGTTACCCAAAAAATAAGGCAATTTCTCCAACAAAGATTGCCAGAATATATGATACCTAGCCTCTATATTCCCCTAGAAAACCTACCATTAACAGCAAATGGCAAAATTGACCGCCGTGCTTTACCTCAGCCAGAATATCAATTTAGTCAGTCTGAACAGCCTATTATACCTCCCTCTACAGAATTAGAAATAGCACTAGCTCAACTATGGGAATCTATTTTAAATGTAAAATTTTCAAGTATTCACAATAATTTCTTTGAATTAGGAGGTAATTCATTATCAGCAACTCAGATAATTACTCAGATGCGGCAAAATCTCCAACTTGATTTACCCATTCGGGAATTTTTCCTCAAGCCTACATTAACAGCACAAGCTGAATTACTCAAATATCAGTGGAAAACAAGACAAGAAATTACAATTGAGCCTATTGAACGTATTAATCCTCAAAAAATACTGGCAAATTTAGATGAACTTTCAGATGAAGAAGTAGAGATATTACTTCAAAAAATACAGTTAGAAGAGGATGATTTATTGCACGCAGAGACGCAGAGGCGCGGAGAATAA